The following proteins are co-located in the Diorhabda carinulata isolate Delta chromosome 4, icDioCari1.1, whole genome shotgun sequence genome:
- the LOC130892871 gene encoding uncharacterized protein LOC130892871 has protein sequence MKYAKIKYPTSKFRYKLLCALFIYVVFYIIYKNDNLWKYSKKIDSSTTRTSPLQHVGFIVDTPGCRIPDFDPFDERVKKFIEKPKNHICNHGKPALLASNLTSIYVITASLSAYNISDTTLLECRYNGFFRKKPKRGESDTRISFSGIWYNFTKSINVKYEFIRAVCHYNNILIYEDMFSFVPITNIKRFDHPQPLNVLILGLDSVSRLNLHRQMPKTVNYLKKLGAVEFLGYNKVADNTFPNLVPILTGLNVKELNKTCTPKTNDYFDECPFIWKLYEDEGYVTAYGEDAAHLALFTYGFKGFKQQPTNFYYSHFSRYAEKRIGNNFNVNTFICQGSRYVYQDFINYVEKFVVTMKLNALPYFAFFWEVSISHDDLNYPRTADEDYYEFFRRLQNGGHLENAATVFLSDHGIRFGGIRRTFQGRFEERLPFLFIRLPKWFENKYEQGVNNLIENTERLTTPFDLHETLKDLVYHENLIGKSNSGKFSRGCSLFGKINGNRSCDQAGISSHWCTCQETIDVPTDKSIAIQSARFVVDYINRLLVGSNKCAKLRLSDIKTVTLHVNKIDAIEDYMINFETVPGDAIFESTVRHTENELRVIGTISRLDLYAQQSYCIDDKYLKMYCFCL, from the exons ATGAAATATGCGAAGATCAA ATATCCAACGTCAAAATTCAGATACAAACTCTTATGCGCATTATTTATCTACGTcgtattttatatcatttacaAAAACGAcaatttatggaaatattccaaaaaaatcgaCAGTTCCACTACTAGAACATCACCTCTACAACATGTCGGTTTCATCGTAGATACACCAGGATGTAGAATACCAGATTTCGATCCATTCGACGAACGCGtcaaaaaattcatcgaaaaacCCAAAAATCACATTTGCAACCACGGAAAACCGGCTTTATTAGCGTCGAATCTAACGTCGATTTATGTGATAACCGCATCGTTATCAGCCTATAATATTAGCGATACAACTTTATTAGAATGCCGTTACAACGGTTTTTTCAGAAAGAAACCTAAAAGAGGCGAATCGGACACGAGGATCAGTTTCAGCGGTATCTGGTACAACTTTACAAAATCTATAAACGTCAAATACGAATTCATCCGAGCCGTTTGTCactataacaatattttaatctACGAAGACATGTTTTCTTTCGTaccaataacaaatataaaacgaTTCGACCACCCACAACCGCTAAATGTACTAATTTTGGGTTTAGACTCCGTATCGAGACTAAATCTTCACAGACAAATGCCCAAAACggttaattatttgaaaaaattgggcGCCGTAGAATTTCTAGGTTATAATAAAGTGGCCGATAACACTTTTCCCAATCTCGTCCCGATTCTAACGGGACTAAACGTTAAAGAACTAAATAAAACTTGTACGCCGAAAACTAACGATTATTTCGACGAATGTCCTTTCATATGGAAACTATACGAAGACGAAGGGTACGTAACAGCCTACGGTGAAGATGCGGCACATTTGGCTTTGTTCACTTACGGATTCAAAGGATTCAAACAACAACCGACGAATTTTTATTACAGCCACTTCAGCAGATACGCGGAGAAACGTATCGGCAACAACTTCAACGTAAACACGTTCATTTGTCAAGGTTCTCGTTACGTCTATCAAGATTTCataaattatgtagaaaaattcGTCGTTACTATGAAACTTAACGCTCTACCTTATTTCGCTTTCTTCTGGGAAGTTAGTATCTCCCACGACGACTTGAACTATCCCCGCACGGCCGACGAGGACTACTACGAATTTTTCCGGCGACTGCAAAACGGCGGTCATTTAGAAAACGCCGCGACCGTTTTTTTGAGCGACCACGGCATTAGATTCGGCGGCATACGCCGAACGTTTCAAGGTAGATTCGAGGAACGTTTACCATTTCTTTTCATCCGCCTCCCGAAATGGTTCGAAAACAAGTACGAACAAGGtgtgaataatttaattgaaaacacCGAGAGACTCACTACTCCTTTCGATCTCCACGAGACGCTAAAAGATTTGGTTTATCACGAAAATCTAATCGGTAAATCGAATTCCGGGAAATTCAGTAGAGGTTGTAGTTTGTTTGGTAAAATTAATGGTAACAGAAGTTGCGATCAAGCCGGTATTTCGAGTCACTGGTGTACGTGCCAGGAAACTATCGATGTACCGACCGATAAATCGATAGCGATTCAATCCGCGCGGTTCGTCGTCGATTATATAAATCGATTGCTTGTCGGTTCGAATAAATGCGCGAAATTACGATTATCCGACATAAAAACTGTTACTTTACATGTAAATAAGATTGACGCGATTGAAGATTACATGATTAATTTCGAAACGGTTCCTGGCGACGCGATTTTCGAATCGACCGTTCGACACACCGAAAATGAATTACGAGTTATCGGTACGATAAGTAGATTGGATTTATACGCTCAACAAAGTTATTGTATTGacgataaatatttaaaaatgtattgtttttgtttataa